The following coding sequences lie in one Phyllopteryx taeniolatus isolate TA_2022b chromosome 4, UOR_Ptae_1.2, whole genome shotgun sequence genomic window:
- the cntf gene encoding ciliary neurotrophic factor, producing the protein MAERRDPGGTGGTAARAAAARAAAVAELLRVESANLLELYRKRERLTADVIAGDGRLVSVAPPSARPDAADKLRRLHAALLRCRGLMESAVAKEDEEMGGGTGEYETLRKTVKERLSSLVNVAGELVKAAGGPAAPTPTSSDSSEPDDPSVFELKLWVFRVYAEVDFWAKTAVATFRALRNARSRSARSSRR; encoded by the exons ATGGCGGAGCGGCGAGATCCGGGCGGGACCGGCGGCACCGCGGCCCGAGCGGCGGCGGCCCGAGCGGCGGCCGTAGCCGAACTCCTGCGCGTGGAGAGCGCCAACCTACTGGAACTTTAT AGAAAGCGGGAGCGCCTCACTGCCGACGTCATAGCGGGCGACGGTCGTTTGGTGTCCGTCGCGCCTCCTTCCGCCCGGCCGGACGCCGCCGACAAGCTGCGGCGCTTGCACGCCGCCCTGCTGCGGTGCCGGGGCCTGATGGAGAGCGCCGTCGCCAAAGAGGACGAGGAGATGGGCGGCGGGACGGGGGAGTACGAGACCCTGAGGAAAACAGTCAAGGAGAGGCTCTCGTCTCTCGTCAACGTCGCCGGAGAACTGGTCAAAGCGGCGGGCGGCCCGGCGGCGCCCACTCCGACTTCGAGCGACAGCTCGGAG CCGGACGACCCGAGCGTTTTTGAGCTGAAGCTGTGGGTGTTCCGCGTCTACGCAGAAGTGGACTTCTGGGCCAAGACGGCCGTCGCCACCTTCCGGGCTCTGAGGAACGCTCGCTCGAGGAGCGCCAGAAGCTCCCGCAGATGA
- the si:ch211-113e8.11 gene encoding uncharacterized protein si:ch211-113e8.11 isoform X1 has translation MNALVGYSGSSDSDSDEDSPEKAQRGRGGYVHSFPIADVADWAPPDRKTPNFMLESGSTTSESDGSDRGDREPGSSVRGSGSQPGPPSASSATSPRKLPPPSLHGRSESSVFANPFKAQAEQKLSALQQHVPLTMQARPSHIGGKRMCLSYRKSGRCRFGIKCKFAHDSDLQTAVAPNDSRATSSDEAQVGPREPPRDEPEGRRVKKRRVGVSDALIPPKKAMKQYTMLRSKGHHNMY, from the exons ATGAACGCTCTTGTCGGATACAGCGGCTCGTCGGACTCGGACAGTGACGAAGACTCACCTGAGAAAGCCCAACGCGGCCGTGGAGGGTACGTCCACTCATTCCCAAT AGCGGATGTCGCCGATTGGGCCCCGCCGGACAGGAAGACCCCGAACTTCATGCTGGAAAGCGGTTCGACTACCAGCGAGTCTGATGGATCCGACCGCGGCGACCGGGAGCCTGGCTCCTCAGTCCGTGGAAGCGGAAGCCAGCCCGGCCCGCCTTCGGCCTCCTCAGCGACCAGTCCTCGCAAACTGCCCCCTCCGAGTCTGCACGGCCGCTCGGAAAGCAGCGTGTTCGCCAACCCGTTCAAAGCTCAGGCCGAGCAGAAGCTCAGCGCCTTGCAGCAACACGTGCCCCTCACGATGCAGGCCAGGCCGTCTCACATCGGCGGCAAGAGGATGTGCCTCTCCTACAGGAAGAGTGGAAGATGTCGATTTGGGATCAAGTGCAAGTTTGCGCACGACAGCGATCTTCAGACCGCGGTTGCTCCCAATGACTCTCGCGCAACTTCCAGCGACGAAGCGCAAGTTGGCCCCCGGGAGCCCCCGCGGGACGAGCCGGAAGGCCGGCGGGTGAAGAAGCGGCGTGTGGGCGTGAGCGACGCGCTGATCCCTCCCAAGAAGGCCATGAAGCAGTACACCATGCTGAGGAGCAAAGGACACCACAACATGTACTGA
- the si:ch211-113e8.11 gene encoding uncharacterized protein si:ch211-113e8.11 isoform X2 produces the protein MNALVGYSGSSDSDSDEDSPEKAQRGRGGADVADWAPPDRKTPNFMLESGSTTSESDGSDRGDREPGSSVRGSGSQPGPPSASSATSPRKLPPPSLHGRSESSVFANPFKAQAEQKLSALQQHVPLTMQARPSHIGGKRMCLSYRKSGRCRFGIKCKFAHDSDLQTAVAPNDSRATSSDEAQVGPREPPRDEPEGRRVKKRRVGVSDALIPPKKAMKQYTMLRSKGHHNMY, from the exons ATGAACGCTCTTGTCGGATACAGCGGCTCGTCGGACTCGGACAGTGACGAAGACTCACCTGAGAAAGCCCAACGCGGCCGTGGAGG AGCGGATGTCGCCGATTGGGCCCCGCCGGACAGGAAGACCCCGAACTTCATGCTGGAAAGCGGTTCGACTACCAGCGAGTCTGATGGATCCGACCGCGGCGACCGGGAGCCTGGCTCCTCAGTCCGTGGAAGCGGAAGCCAGCCCGGCCCGCCTTCGGCCTCCTCAGCGACCAGTCCTCGCAAACTGCCCCCTCCGAGTCTGCACGGCCGCTCGGAAAGCAGCGTGTTCGCCAACCCGTTCAAAGCTCAGGCCGAGCAGAAGCTCAGCGCCTTGCAGCAACACGTGCCCCTCACGATGCAGGCCAGGCCGTCTCACATCGGCGGCAAGAGGATGTGCCTCTCCTACAGGAAGAGTGGAAGATGTCGATTTGGGATCAAGTGCAAGTTTGCGCACGACAGCGATCTTCAGACCGCGGTTGCTCCCAATGACTCTCGCGCAACTTCCAGCGACGAAGCGCAAGTTGGCCCCCGGGAGCCCCCGCGGGACGAGCCGGAAGGCCGGCGGGTGAAGAAGCGGCGTGTGGGCGTGAGCGACGCGCTGATCCCTCCCAAGAAGGCCATGAAGCAGTACACCATGCTGAGGAGCAAAGGACACCACAACATGTACTGA